The following are from one region of the Harpia harpyja isolate bHarHar1 chromosome 4, bHarHar1 primary haplotype, whole genome shotgun sequence genome:
- the KCNRG gene encoding potassium channel regulatory protein, whose product MSNQEVVILSVGGVRFVTRASTLQQFPESRLARMLNSDDPEFKLVNGEFFVDRDGTLFRYIMDFLRTLQVSLPTDFSDYQRLQREAEFYGLYPLADLLSQEHLLKPRLEILEVRFSLQEMQAFFRIFGSCSTTVETLAEQITVLTGQQSGQSWNSSFPSQKPLVPLPLERPSHHDMVFQCGTDYSAGDQFVARYVSIKPDNRKLINGANVLGLLLDTLLKDGFRLISTRTVSGEEKVECYSFERMQRPAGPAVTVNPTPGSSGVAQARRDQVQKGK is encoded by the exons ATGAGTAATCAAGAGGTGGTCATTCTGAGCGTGGGAGGTGTGAGATTTGTAACCCGGGCTTCTACCTTGCAGCAGTTCCCCGAGTCCAGGTTAGCACGGATGTTGAACAGTGATGACCCAGAATTTAAACTGGTGAATGGAGAGTTTTTTGTGGACAGAGATGGAACTTTGTTTAGGTACATCATGGACTTCTTGAGGACTCTCCAGGTCTCCTTACCTACTGATTTCTCAGACTATCAGAGgctgcagagagaagcagaatTCTATGGACTCTACCCTCTGGCCGACCTCCTGAGCCAGGAACACTTGCTGAAGCCGAGGCTGGAGATCTTGGAAGTGCGTTTTTCTCTCCAAGAGATGCAGGCCTTTTTCCGGATCTTCGGTTCCTGCAGTACCACCGTTGAGACACTAGCTGAACAGATCACTGTGTTAACAGGGCAGCAGTCAGGACAGAGCTGGAACAgctcttttccttctcagaaacCACTTGTTCCACTTCCTTTGGAAAGGCCTTCTCATCACGACATGGTGTTTCAGTGCGGTACTGACTACTCTGCTGGTGACCAGTTTGTGGCCAG gtaTGTTTCCATAAAGCCTGACAATAGAAAGCTGATTAATGGTGCTAATGTGCTAGGCCTGCTGCTTGACACTTTACTCAAAGATGGATTTCGCCTCATAAGCACCAGGACAGTCTCCGGTGAAGAAAAAGTCGAATGCTACAGTTTTGAAAGGATGCAGAGGCCAGCAGGCCCTGCCGTCACGGTGAACCCCACGCCAGGGAGCTCCGGGGTAGCACAGGCAAGGAGAGACCAAGtgcagaaagggaaataa